Proteins from one Candidatus Omnitrophota bacterium genomic window:
- a CDS encoding transposase, which yields MPRRIVPLVKNEVYHIFSRSIAEFVIFNNNEEYRRMMETIKFYNTTKPPCKFSIYKELAAPNNEPGGKEKLVDILAYCLMPTHFHMVLKETDYGNITKFIHSVLNSYSQYFNTRHLRHGPLWQSRFKNVLVKDDIQLLHVTRYLHLNPVTAFIINSPDGWKYSSYMEYMGLLEDSDKICNFSQYIAIEKKSYEKFVKDRIGYQRDLAMIKAHCL from the coding sequence ATGCCGCGAAGAATAGTGCCATTAGTAAAAAATGAAGTGTATCATATTTTTTCTCGAAGCATAGCGGAGTTTGTAATCTTCAACAATAATGAGGAATACAGAAGAATGATGGAAACGATAAAATTTTATAACACCACAAAGCCTCCTTGTAAATTTTCTATTTACAAGGAGTTGGCCGCACCAAATAATGAGCCTGGTGGGAAGGAAAAATTGGTAGACATACTGGCTTACTGCCTGATGCCGACTCATTTTCACATGGTATTAAAAGAAACAGACTATGGGAACATAACAAAGTTCATTCATTCGGTATTAAATAGCTACAGCCAGTACTTTAATACAAGACATCTACGGCACGGCCCATTATGGCAAAGCAGATTTAAAAATGTACTGGTCAAAGATGATATTCAGCTGCTTCATGTTACCAGATATTTGCACCTAAATCCTGTAACTGCTTTCATTATAAACTCTCCCGACGGGTGGAAATATTCATCATATATGGAATATATGGGTTTACTTGAAGATTCGGACAAGATTTGTAATTTTTCACAATACATAGCTATCGAGAAGAAATCATATGAGAAATTTGTTAAGGACAGGATTGGATATCAGCGGGATCTGGCAATGATCAAAGCACATTGTTTGTAG
- a CDS encoding ATP-binding protein: MKYIKRLLDGRIRHTLERNKSVLLLGARQVGKTTLTRQFKYDLSISFVQPDVRQRYEKSPHLLKGEVESLIAAESDKRPLVILDEVQKVPVILDVVQDLIDRDRANFILTGSSARRLRRGAEINLLPGRVVAFRLDPFNLLEFPAKDLNELLIYGSLPGILAVQSLSDRETDLEAYVTTYLEEEVRAEAVVRNLGDFARFLELSASESGGIINLRKLSQEIGVSHTTIGAYYQILEDCLIAERVEPLTQSKTRKKLTKSEKYLFFDLGVRRLAAREGTKPSRDTMGKIFEQFIGLELLRSAHTKGHGVKIRFWRDPDGPEVDWIIDADGIYTPLEVKLTGNPTSSDIRHLEVFLSEYRSATQGFLVCQVPRKTKLSEKIFALPWQSINNIL, translated from the coding sequence ATGAAATACATTAAAAGACTCTTGGATGGGAGGATTAGACATACTCTTGAACGGAATAAGAGCGTTCTTTTGCTCGGCGCGCGGCAAGTAGGAAAAACGACATTAACCCGTCAGTTTAAATACGATTTATCGATTTCGTTCGTGCAGCCGGACGTAAGACAGCGGTATGAAAAGTCGCCGCATCTCCTAAAAGGAGAAGTGGAATCTCTAATTGCCGCAGAATCCGACAAACGCCCACTTGTTATCTTAGATGAAGTTCAGAAAGTGCCGGTTATTTTGGATGTTGTCCAGGATCTAATCGACCGGGATAGAGCCAACTTTATACTTACAGGTTCAAGCGCTCGCAGGCTTCGCAGGGGGGCCGAGATTAATCTCCTGCCCGGGCGTGTTGTCGCGTTCCGGCTGGATCCGTTTAATTTACTGGAATTCCCCGCTAAAGATTTAAATGAGCTGCTCATTTATGGATCATTACCCGGAATACTTGCCGTTCAGTCGCTTTCAGATAGAGAAACCGATCTGGAAGCTTACGTGACAACCTATTTGGAAGAAGAAGTTCGCGCCGAAGCTGTTGTGAGGAATTTAGGGGATTTTGCGAGATTTTTAGAGCTTTCGGCTTCCGAATCCGGAGGTATCATAAATTTAAGAAAATTATCACAGGAGATAGGTGTTTCTCATACCACTATAGGTGCCTATTATCAAATATTAGAGGATTGTCTTATAGCCGAACGAGTAGAGCCATTAACTCAAAGCAAGACCAGAAAAAAACTTACTAAATCTGAAAAATATCTGTTTTTTGATCTGGGAGTACGTCGTCTTGCCGCGCGTGAGGGGACAAAGCCTTCGCGCGATACCATGGGAAAGATATTTGAGCAATTTATTGGTCTCGAGCTTTTAAGATCCGCGCATACAAAGGGGCATGGAGTAAAGATTCGATTTTGGCGGGATCCTGATGGCCCTGAAGTCGATTGGATCATTGACGCGGATGGGATCTATACTCCTCTGGAAGTTAAGCTGACCGGAAACCCCACGTCGAGTGACATACGCCACCTGGAGGTTTTCCTTTCTGAATACAGATCAGCAACGCAAGGTTTTCTTGTTTGCCAGGTTCCCCGAAAGACTAAGTTAAGTGAAAAAATTTTTGCTTTACCATGGCAATCCATCAATAATATCCTTTAA